The proteins below are encoded in one region of Triticum aestivum cultivar Chinese Spring chromosome 1B, IWGSC CS RefSeq v2.1, whole genome shotgun sequence:
- the LOC123099707 gene encoding DELLA protein SLR1-like, which produces MAHFAFSWQGMEPAPAASLSGAGATLPLHSVQGAAAARNSADAARNSADASYCPDPATYAPAVLATVPPTIAEAGAKRRQDAENIALYLIHILHKCAEAIEAGDYAVAAGKLSEARTMLATSVSTTTGIGRVASHFAAALAHRLFPASPHSSFTLDASPERAGELYRQFYDAGPYLKFAHFTANQAILEAFEGCDRVHVVDLAIKQGVQWTTLIQALSIRPGGPPSVRITGIGSAPAVDEAGLRLAELARAMNVPFSFQRFTDDSLDQLKPWMFQVLPGEAVAVNSICQLHRLLVDPDAASTSLPTPIDVVLGWIASMQPRVFTVVEQEADHNKPRLPTRFENAMFYYGSVLDSMEAMSASRGGVIGNGAGADAYVQREIFDIVCGEGSARTERHEPLACWCARLWRMGLTHVPLGPSAAYQAAKLVRMYSTAGFRVQEIGGCLSLMWHERPLFTASVWSAMPADGAAEERADKHKLKMSIGESSSGHLPDAGAQ; this is translated from the coding sequence ATGGCCCATTTCGCCTTCAGCTGGCAGGGCATGGaacccgcccccgccgcctccctgtcCGGCGCCGGTGCTACGCTGCCTCTCCACTCTGTCCAGGGCGCCGCCGCCGCGAGGAACAGCGCTGACGCCGCGAGGAACAGCGCTGACGCCTCGTACTGCCCCGACCCGGCTACGTACGCGCCCGCAGTCCTGGCCACGGTCCCGCCGACCATTGCGGAGGCGGGAGCGAAGAGGCGCCAGGATGCGGAGAACATCGCGCTCTACCTCATCCACATCCTCCACAAGTGCGCTGAAGCCATCGAGGCGGGCGACTATGCGGTCGCGGCCGGCAAGCTCTCCGAGGCGCGCACGATGCTCGCGACGTCTGTCTCGACGACCACTGGGATCGGCCGTGTCGCCAGCCACTTCGCCGCCGCGCTGGCCCATCGCCTCTTCCCGGCGTCCCCGCACTCCTCCTTCACGCTGGACGCCTCACCGGAGCGCGCCGGCGAGCTCTACCGTCAGTTCTATGACGCGGGGCCATACCTCAAGTTCGCACACTTCACGGCCAACCAGGCCATCCTCGAGGCGTTTGAGGGCTGCGACCGCGTGCACGTCGTGGATCTCGCCATCAAGCAGGGCGTGCAGTGGACAACCCTCATCCAGGCCCTCTCCATCCGTCCCGGCGGCCCGCCGTCCGTCCGCATCACCGGCATCGGCTCCGCGCCCGCCGTCGACGAAGCTGGCCTCCGCCTCGCCGAGCTCGCGCGTGCCATGAACGTGCCCTTCTCGTTTCAAAGGTTCACCGACGATAGCCTGGACCAGCTCAAGCCATGGATGTTCCAGGTCCTGCCCggagaggcggtggccgtgaactcCATCTGCCAGCTCCACCGCCTCCTGGTGGACCCGGACGCCGCGTCCACGTCTCTCCCCACGCCCATCGACGTCGTGCTCGGCTGGATCGCGTCCATGCAGCCCAGGGTTTTCACGGTCGTGGAGCAGGAGGCGGACCACAACAAGCCGAGGCTGCCGACGCGGTTCGAGAACGCCATGTTCTACTATGGCTCTGTGCTCGACTCCATGGAGGCCATGTCCGCGAGCCGCGGCGGCGTCATCGGCAACGGAGCCGGCGCCGACGCGTACGTGCAGAGGGAGATCTTCGACATCGTCTGCGGCGAGGGCAGCGCCCGCACCGAGCGCCACGAGCCGCTCGCATGCTGGTGCGCTCGCCTCTGGCGGATGGGTCTCACCCACGTGCCGCTGGGTCCGAGCGCAGCCTATCAGGCGGCCAAGCTTGTCCGCATGTACTCCACCGCCGGGTTCCGCGTCCAGGAGATCGGCGGCTGCCTCTCGCTCATGTGGCACGAGCGGCCCCTGTTCACGGCGTCCGTTTGGAGCGCAATGCCCGCAGATGGCGCCGCCGAGGAGCGCGCCGACAAGCACAAGCTGAAGATGAGCATCGGCGAGAGTAGCAGCGGCCACCTGCCGGACGCCGGGGCGCAGTGA
- the LOC123147721 gene encoding fatty acid amide hydrolase, translating into MGLFGSSAKVYRPAPEVDLGPGSAELYISPNVKAPRVAGMLVKIFVWVLEMPVVGWVLLHILKKDNLINKLVSEAEIPEPPLFTSTHRWEDTPEQNVSLTKPGLSPAERVREAVDCLPARLESTLAADAPPSSSLKRWTIMDFSRAYSSGETTPVQVAKRFLAAVKESSGPTMNMAFFISCNPEDVLKQAEESTLRYQTGTPLSVMDGVLVAVKDEIDCLPYPTTGGTRWLGKARPCEADAACVAQLRACGAVLAGKTNMHELGAGTSGINPHHGSARNPYNVGKVAGGSSSGSAAVVCAGLCPVALGVDGGGSVRMPAALCGVVGFKPTAGRLSNAGVLPLNWTVGMAGILAGTVEDAVVAYSAIVDQSQPSYLRPELNLPMLTSTPSISNVRLAKYGKWFNDSSEDIRTCCDKALQTLHAQYGWETLDVTVPEIEEMRLAHYVTIGSECTASLAKYLDKLKRSEIGWDVRVALAVYGSFSSRAYLNSQRLRNRQMFFHKEIFKTADVIVSPMTGVTAYTLQDDALSSGELDYINGAALIRYSIAGNFLGLPAITVMVGQDKGGLPIGLQFIGRPWSEATLLHIAFAMQEACSKNHRKPVVFYDLLKKD; encoded by the exons ATGGGCCTCTTCGGCTCCTCGGCCAAGGTCTACCGGCCGGCGCCGGAGGTCGACCTCGGCCCCGGCAGCGCCGAGCTCTACATCAGCCCCAATGTCAAAG CTCCGCGGGTCGCCGGCATGCTGGTGAAGATCTTCGTGTGGGTCCTGGAGATGCCGGTGGTGGGCTGGGTCCTGCTCCACATCCTCAAGAAAGACAATCTCATCAACAAG CTTGTCTCCGAAGCCGAGATCCCTGAGCCGCCACTGTTCACCTCGACCCACCGCTGGGAAG ACACCCCGGAGCAGAACGTCAGCCTGACCAAGCCCGGCCTGTCGCCCGCGGAGCGCGTCCGGGAGGCCGTCGACTGCCTCCCCGCGCGCCTCGAGTCGACGCTCGCCGCCGATGCGCCGCCGTCGTCCAGCCTGAAACGCTGGACGATCATGGACTTCTCAAGGGCCTACAGCTCGGGAGAGACCACGCCTGTCCAG GTGGCCAAGAGGTTCCTGGCCGCAGTGAAGGAGTCCTCAGGCCCTACCATGAACATGGCCTTCTTCATCAGCTGCAACCCTGAGGACGTCTTGAAGCAGGCCGAAGAATCCACCCTCAGATACCAGACAG GGACACCGCTGTCAGTGATGGACGGCGTGCTGGTGGCGGTGAAAGACGAGATCGACTGCCTGCCCTACCCCACCACAG GCGGGACGCGGTGGCTGGGGAAGGCGCGGCCGTGCGAGGCGGACGCGGCGTGCGTGGCGCAGCTGCGCGCATGCGGCGCCGTCCTCGCCGGCAAGACCAACATGCACGAGCTCGGCGCCGGCACCAGCGGCATCAACCCGCACCACGG ATCGGCGAGGAACCCGTACAACGTCGGCAAGGTGGCCGGGGGCTCCTCCAGCGGCTCCGCCGCCGTGGTCTGCGCTGGCCTCTGCCCCGTCGCGCTCGGCGTCGACGGAGGAGGCTCTGTCCGGATGCCGGCAGCTCTGTGCGGCGTGGTCGGCTTCAAGCCCACCGCCGGACGCCTCTCCAACGCCGG AGTTCTTCCACTGAATTGGACGGTCGGGATGGCGGGGATCTTGGCAGGGACAGTGGAGGACGCCGTCGTAGC TTACTCGGCCATTGTTGATCAGTCCCAACCATCTTACTTGCGG CCTGAGCTGAATCTGCCTATGCTGACGTCGACACCCTCGATTAGCAATGTCAGGCTAGCAAAATATGGAAAG TGGTTTAACGACAGTTCCGAGGACATCAGAACCTGCTGTGACAAAGCTCTTCAGACACTGCACGCACAATACGGCTGGGAG ACTCTGGATGTGACGGTCCCTGAGATTGAGGAAATGCGGCTCGCGCACTACGTGACGATCGGATCAGAATGCACTGCTTCGCTTGCAAAGTATCTCGACAAACT GAAGAGGTCCGAGATCGGGTGGGACGTGAGAGTCGCGCTGGCTGTCTACGGGTCATTCAGCAGCAGAGCTTACCTGAACTCACAACGACTCCG GAACCGTCAGATGTTCTTTCACAAAGAGATCTTCAAGACAGCAGATGTCATCGTCTCGCCGATGACTGG TGTGACTGCCTACACACTACAAGATGACGCGCTAAGCAGTGGTGAACTCGACTACATAAACGGAG CCGCGTTGATTCGGTACTCGATAGCAGGGAACTTCCTTGGTTTGCCGGCGATAACAGTCATG GTTGGGCAAGATAAGGGCGGGCTGCCCATAGGTCTTCAGTTCATCGGCAGGCCGTGGTCCGAGGCGACTCTGCTCCACATCGCATTCGCAATGCAG GAAGCCTGCAGCAAGAACCACAGGAAACCTGTGGTGTTCTATGATCTCCTCAAGAAAGACTGA